A genome region from Salvelinus alpinus chromosome 26, SLU_Salpinus.1, whole genome shotgun sequence includes the following:
- the LOC139554704 gene encoding phosphatase and actin regulator 4B-like isoform X2 — protein MENHDDEVDLQQSTTGSEGGNSSGGTPPSKRKGKFSSFGNMFKPWKWRKKKSSETFLETSIVLERKISVRRPRQELIDRGVLKELPENEGNDVNQSKGLVVKNGQPVPMDFDRVSESGIKVSRGEAGPGLNPTWLPRGEDPQRGSVPSDDPRSRSRVPSDASRSNRAPLDVDSHARLSVIDLERRSRVPSDMSERRGGSLLRGPAPEEGRQRKEDKEDKREERRDGKEDKREERREGKEDKREERRDGREERRDGKEDKREERRDGKEDKREERRDGKEDKREERRDGKEDKREERKEDKREERRDGKEDKREERRDGKEDKREERRDGKEDKREERRDGKEDKREERRDGKGDKREERRDGKEDKREERRDGKEDKREERRDGKEDKREERRDGKEDKREERRDGKEERRDGKEERRGPRDEREERERKDRWEREESDNREKRDWREERERRDRDDREKREEGEKEDKERRGEKDDRREGKERRDDREKRDDRRDDRERKDDRYKIIFREKPDERGEERDRKRSPPRAAKPETLLRPIEECRPVVRLHSEMELRQSLQKTSEDLRSRVRPASEAYRGSTLPRYMPSEETKGGETRGRAESTGVRFAPGHTPDPDSTRDSSRREPPPTKQAMLPPKSHPTITTSTEPVRTSTPPSSSTSPAVAVAKPARTVSLVISDDPPPTHSNPVPLVRSSQVPPSSTTGESATPPPVPPHAKQPPVPPPKPTNRNSNPALLVSTLNSASRVHGPLSPHYCTSWRRQGELGLYLSLPTYLHSRRAEQACSAELSQAGSGIIVVPAPTRRSPPTPPKRMTPVTKHQSGDPSPEPETSGPSGSVPVPIPTVSVPPSTDRDGTRDTLRAVGFQLPTSDPAPAPRPLSHIPTSTPSSHPHLPLPNPASAPLPVPLPFPQKDPPSPTTEPPSHPPASVPAIPLHILIQRALCSPSPAQAKPDGSQRAHSMLFESPPEFLTEAGGRRSLPVTIEPLRLPEDDDFDMEEELEKLHPRRMLPPRQPELEPRSRRGLVVDPRVSVIPEGRGPGDSSEEDEETDSDGPILYRDDDEDEDDDPPSALASRVTRKDTLALKLERQQEREEQEGGEGQDGVGLQSREQWEALKNKIGTTLNRRLSQRPTAEELEQRNILPARNEADIRAERSEIKRRLTRKLSQRPTIAELQARKILRFHEYVECTTTQDYDRRADKPWTKLTPSDKAAIRKELNEFKSSEMEVHEESRIYTRFHRP, from the exons atGATGAGGTGGACTTGCAGCAGAGTACGACAGGGAGTGAGGGGGGGAACTCATCAGGCGGAACCCCTCCCTCCAAACGCAAGGGCAAGTTCTCCAGCTTCGGGAATATGTTCAAGCCCTGGaagtggaggaagaagaagagcagTGAGACGTTTCTGGAAACCTCAATAG TGTTGGAGAGGAAGATCTCAGTAAGGAGACCTCGTCAGGAGCTGATCGACAGAGGAGTGCTGAAAGAACTCCCAGAGAATG AGGGCAACGATGTGAACCAATCCAAAGGTCTGGTGGTGAAGAATGGCCAGCCAGTACCTATGGATTTTGACCGGGTCTCAGAGTCAGGGATCAAGGTGTCCCGGGGGGAGGCAGGCCCAGGGCTTAACCCCACCTGGCTACCCCGGGGAGAAGACCCACAGCGGGGCAGCGTCCCTTCAGACGACCCCCGGAGCAGGAGCCGGGTGCCCTCTGACGCCTCACGCTCCAACCGAGCCCCACTGGACGTAGACTCACACGCCAGGCTATCGGTCATAGATCTGGAGAGACGGAGTAGAGTGCCGTCTGAcatgtcagagaggagaggagggtcacTACTGAGAGGACCTGCTCCGGAGGAGGGGAGGCAACGGAAAGAGGATaaagaggacaagagagaggagaggagagatgggaaagaggacaagagagaggagaggagagaagggaaagaggacaagagagaggagaggagagacgggagagaggagaggagagacgggaaagaggacaagagagaggagaggagagatgggaaagaggacaagagagaggagaggagagatgggaaagaggacaagagagaggagaggagagatgggaaagaggacaagagagaggagaggaaagaggacaagagagaggagaggagagatgggaaagaggacaagagagaggagaggagagatgggaaagaggacaagagagaggagaggagagatgggaaagaggacaagagagaggagaggagagatgggaaagaggacaagagagaggagaggagagatgggaaaggggacaagagagaggagaggagagatgggaaagaggacaagagagaggagaggagagatgggaaagaggacaagagagaggagaggagagatgggaaagaggacaagagagaggagaggagagatgggaaagaggacaagagagaggagaggagagatgggaaggaggagaggagagatgggaaggaggagaggagaggtcctcgtgatgagagggaggagagagaaagaaaggatcggtgggagagggaagagagcgaCAACAGGgaaaagagagactggagagaggagagggaaaggagggaCAGAGATGatcgagagaagagagaagagggggagaaggaggacaaggagaggagaggagaaaaagatgacagaagagagggaaaagagagaagagatgatCGTGAGAAAAGAGACGACAGGAGAGATGACCGGGAAAGAAAAGATGACCGGTACAAGATAATCTTTCGTGAAAAGCCAGAcgaaaggggggaggagagggataggAAGAGGAGTCCTCCTAGGGCTGCTAAACCAGAGACCCTCTTGAGACCTATAGAAGAGTGTCGTCCTGTGGTCAGACTTCACTCTGAGATGGAGCTAAGGCAGAGTCTCCAGAAGACCTCAGAGGACCTCCGTAGCAGGGTCCGCCCTGCCTCTGAGGCTTACCGCGGGAGCACCCTGCCCAGGTACATGCCATCTGAGGAGACCAAAGGAGGGGAGACCCGCGGACGAGCAG AGTCCACTGGTGTCCGCTTCGCCCCTGGCCACACCCCAGATCCTGACTCCACCCGTGACTCCTCCCGTAGAGAGCCGCCTCCTACTAAACAGGCCATGCTCCCTCCTAAGAGCCACCCCACTATCACCACCTCCACGGAGCCTGTCCGGACCTccaccccaccctcctcctctacctcccctgcTGTAGCGGTGGCCAAGCCCGCCAGGACTGTCTCCCTGGTCATCAGTGATGACCCTCCTCCCacccactccaaccctgttccccttGTACGGTCCAGCCAGGtacccccctcctccaccacgGGGGAATCGGCCACTCCTCCACCCGTACCCCCCCATGCCAAGCAGCCACCTGTACCCCCACCCAAACCCACCAACCGCAACAGCAACCCTGCTCTGCTTG TGTCCACATTGAACAGTGCCTCCAGGGTCCACGGTCCCCTTTCTCCTCACTACTGTACTAGCTGGAGAAGGCAGGGGGAGCTGGGCCTGTACCTTTCCCTGCCCACCTACCTCCACAGCCGACGGGCTGAACAAGCCTGCTCAG CGGAGCTCTCTCAGGCTGGCAGTGGTATCATTGTTGTTCCTGCCCCCACCAGGCGCTCTCCTCCCACTCCGCCCAAGAGGATGACCCCCGTCACCAAGCACCAATCTGGCGACCCGTCCCCTGAGCCAGAGACCTCGGGCCCCTCTGGTTCTGTCCCAGTCCCCATACCTACTGTCTCTGTACCCCCCAGCACAGACCGAGACGGCACCAGGGACACCCTCAGAGCAGTAGGGTTCCAACTACCCACCTCTGACCCTGCACCAGCACCCCGACCTCTGTCCCATATACCTACATCCACTCCCAGCTCCCACCCCCACTTACCGCTCCCCAACCCTGCCTCCGCCCCCCTCCCGGTCCCACTCCCCTTCCCTCAGAAGGACCCTCCCAGCCCCACCACAGAGCCGCCCAGCCACCccccagcctcagtcccagccATCCCCCTTCACATCCTGATCCAGCGGGCCCTGTGCTCCCCCAGCCCGGCTCAGGCTAAACCAGATGGGTCCCAGAGAGCCCACTCCATGCTGTTTGAGTCCCCCCCAGAGTTCCTCACTGAGGCTGGAGGCCGACGCTCCCTACCCGTCACCATAGAACCCCTCAGACT acctgagGATGATGACTTtgacatggaggaggagttggagaAGCTTCATCCCAGACGGATGCTGCCCCCCAGGCAGCCTGAGCTGGAGCCCAGGAGCAGGAGGGGTCTGGTGGTCGATCCCAGGGTCAGTGTAATCCCAGAGGGCCGGGGGCCCGGAGACAGCagtgaggaggatgaggagacagaCTCTGACGGACCCATCCTCTACAGAGATGACGATGAAGACGAGGACGACGATCCACCAA GTGCCTTGGCCAGCCGTGTGACAAGGAAGGACACCCTGGCTCTGAAGCTggagagacagcaggagagagaggagcaggagggaggagaaggacaaGACGGAGTCGGCTTGCAGAGCAGGGAGCAGTGGGAGGCACTCAAGAACAAGATCGGTACCACGCTCAACAG GAGGTTGAGTCAGAGACCCACAGCAGAGGAGTTGGAGCAGAGAAACATCCTTCCAG CCAGGAACGAAGCTGATATCAGGGCAGAGCGGAGCGAGATCAAACGCAGACTCACCAGAAAG CTGTCCCAGAGGCCCACCATAGCAGAGCTTCAGGCCAGGAAGATCCTGCGTTTCCATGAGTACGTAGAGTGTACCACGACTCAAGACTACGACCGCCGTGCAGACAAACCTTGGACCAAGCTCACTCCCTCCGACAAG GCTGCCATCCGCAAGGAACTGAACGAGTTCAAGAGCTCTGAGATGGAGGTTCACGAAGAGAGCAGGATCTATACCAG ATTCCATCGGCCTTAG
- the LOC139554704 gene encoding phosphatase and actin regulator 4B-like isoform X3, whose translation MAVQYDEVDLQQSTTGSEGGNSSGGTPPSKRKGKFSSFGNMFKPWKWRKKKSSETFLETSIVLERKISVRRPRQELIDRGVLKELPENEGNDVNQSKGLVVKNGQPVPMDFDRVSESGIKVSRGEAGPGLNPTWLPRGEDPQRGSVPSDDPRSRSRVPSDASRSNRAPLDVDSHARLSVIDLERRSRVPSDMSERRGGSLLRGPAPEEGRQRKEDKEDKREERRDGKEDKREERREGKEDKREERRDGREERRDGKEDKREERRDGKEDKREERRDGKEDKREERRDGKEDKREERKEDKREERRDGKEDKREERRDGKEDKREERRDGKEDKREERRDGKEDKREERRDGKGDKREERRDGKEDKREERRDGKEDKREERRDGKEDKREERRDGKEDKREERRDGKEERRDGKEERRGPRDEREERERKDRWEREESDNREKRDWREERERRDRDDREKREEGEKEDKERRGEKDDRREGKERRDDREKRDDRRDDRERKDDRYKIIFREKPDERGEERDRKRSPPRAAKPETLLRPIEECRPVVRLHSEMELRQSLQKTSEDLRSRVRPASEAYRGSTLPRYMPSEETKGGETRGRAESTGVRFAPGHTPDPDSTRDSSRREPPPTKQAMLPPKSHPTITTSTEPVRTSTPPSSSTSPAVAVAKPARTVSLVISDDPPPTHSNPVPLVRSSQVPPSSTTGESATPPPVPPHAKQPPVPPPKPTNRNSNPALLVSTLNSASRVHGPLSPHYCTSWRRQGELGLYLSLPTYLHSRRAEQACSAELSQAGSGIIVVPAPTRRSPPTPPKRMTPVTKHQSGDPSPEPETSGPSGSVPVPIPTVSVPPSTDRDGTRDTLRAVGFQLPTSDPAPAPRPLSHIPTSTPSSHPHLPLPNPASAPLPVPLPFPQKDPPSPTTEPPSHPPASVPAIPLHILIQRALCSPSPAQAKPDGSQRAHSMLFESPPEFLTEAGGRRSLPVTIEPLRLPEDDDFDMEEELEKLHPRRMLPPRQPELEPRSRRGLVVDPRVSVIPEGRGPGDSSEEDEETDSDGPILYRDDDEDEDDDPPSALASRVTRKDTLALKLERQQEREEQEGGEGQDGVGLQSREQWEALKNKIGTTLNRRLSQRPTAEELEQRNILPARNEADIRAERSEIKRRLTRKLSQRPTIAELQARKILRFHEYVECTTTQDYDRRADKPWTKLTPSDKAAIRKELNEFKSSEMEVHEESRIYTRFHRP comes from the exons atGATGAGGTGGACTTGCAGCAGAGTACGACAGGGAGTGAGGGGGGGAACTCATCAGGCGGAACCCCTCCCTCCAAACGCAAGGGCAAGTTCTCCAGCTTCGGGAATATGTTCAAGCCCTGGaagtggaggaagaagaagagcagTGAGACGTTTCTGGAAACCTCAATAG TGTTGGAGAGGAAGATCTCAGTAAGGAGACCTCGTCAGGAGCTGATCGACAGAGGAGTGCTGAAAGAACTCCCAGAGAATG AGGGCAACGATGTGAACCAATCCAAAGGTCTGGTGGTGAAGAATGGCCAGCCAGTACCTATGGATTTTGACCGGGTCTCAGAGTCAGGGATCAAGGTGTCCCGGGGGGAGGCAGGCCCAGGGCTTAACCCCACCTGGCTACCCCGGGGAGAAGACCCACAGCGGGGCAGCGTCCCTTCAGACGACCCCCGGAGCAGGAGCCGGGTGCCCTCTGACGCCTCACGCTCCAACCGAGCCCCACTGGACGTAGACTCACACGCCAGGCTATCGGTCATAGATCTGGAGAGACGGAGTAGAGTGCCGTCTGAcatgtcagagaggagaggagggtcacTACTGAGAGGACCTGCTCCGGAGGAGGGGAGGCAACGGAAAGAGGATaaagaggacaagagagaggagaggagagatgggaaagaggacaagagagaggagaggagagaagggaaagaggacaagagagaggagaggagagacgggagagaggagaggagagacgggaaagaggacaagagagaggagaggagagatgggaaagaggacaagagagaggagaggagagatgggaaagaggacaagagagaggagaggagagatgggaaagaggacaagagagaggagaggaaagaggacaagagagaggagaggagagatgggaaagaggacaagagagaggagaggagagatgggaaagaggacaagagagaggagaggagagatgggaaagaggacaagagagaggagaggagagatgggaaagaggacaagagagaggagaggagagatgggaaaggggacaagagagaggagaggagagatgggaaagaggacaagagagaggagaggagagatgggaaagaggacaagagagaggagaggagagatgggaaagaggacaagagagaggagaggagagatgggaaagaggacaagagagaggagaggagagatgggaaggaggagaggagagatgggaaggaggagaggagaggtcctcgtgatgagagggaggagagagaaagaaaggatcggtgggagagggaagagagcgaCAACAGGgaaaagagagactggagagaggagagggaaaggagggaCAGAGATGatcgagagaagagagaagagggggagaaggaggacaaggagaggagaggagaaaaagatgacagaagagagggaaaagagagaagagatgatCGTGAGAAAAGAGACGACAGGAGAGATGACCGGGAAAGAAAAGATGACCGGTACAAGATAATCTTTCGTGAAAAGCCAGAcgaaaggggggaggagagggataggAAGAGGAGTCCTCCTAGGGCTGCTAAACCAGAGACCCTCTTGAGACCTATAGAAGAGTGTCGTCCTGTGGTCAGACTTCACTCTGAGATGGAGCTAAGGCAGAGTCTCCAGAAGACCTCAGAGGACCTCCGTAGCAGGGTCCGCCCTGCCTCTGAGGCTTACCGCGGGAGCACCCTGCCCAGGTACATGCCATCTGAGGAGACCAAAGGAGGGGAGACCCGCGGACGAGCAG AGTCCACTGGTGTCCGCTTCGCCCCTGGCCACACCCCAGATCCTGACTCCACCCGTGACTCCTCCCGTAGAGAGCCGCCTCCTACTAAACAGGCCATGCTCCCTCCTAAGAGCCACCCCACTATCACCACCTCCACGGAGCCTGTCCGGACCTccaccccaccctcctcctctacctcccctgcTGTAGCGGTGGCCAAGCCCGCCAGGACTGTCTCCCTGGTCATCAGTGATGACCCTCCTCCCacccactccaaccctgttccccttGTACGGTCCAGCCAGGtacccccctcctccaccacgGGGGAATCGGCCACTCCTCCACCCGTACCCCCCCATGCCAAGCAGCCACCTGTACCCCCACCCAAACCCACCAACCGCAACAGCAACCCTGCTCTGCTTG TGTCCACATTGAACAGTGCCTCCAGGGTCCACGGTCCCCTTTCTCCTCACTACTGTACTAGCTGGAGAAGGCAGGGGGAGCTGGGCCTGTACCTTTCCCTGCCCACCTACCTCCACAGCCGACGGGCTGAACAAGCCTGCTCAG CGGAGCTCTCTCAGGCTGGCAGTGGTATCATTGTTGTTCCTGCCCCCACCAGGCGCTCTCCTCCCACTCCGCCCAAGAGGATGACCCCCGTCACCAAGCACCAATCTGGCGACCCGTCCCCTGAGCCAGAGACCTCGGGCCCCTCTGGTTCTGTCCCAGTCCCCATACCTACTGTCTCTGTACCCCCCAGCACAGACCGAGACGGCACCAGGGACACCCTCAGAGCAGTAGGGTTCCAACTACCCACCTCTGACCCTGCACCAGCACCCCGACCTCTGTCCCATATACCTACATCCACTCCCAGCTCCCACCCCCACTTACCGCTCCCCAACCCTGCCTCCGCCCCCCTCCCGGTCCCACTCCCCTTCCCTCAGAAGGACCCTCCCAGCCCCACCACAGAGCCGCCCAGCCACCccccagcctcagtcccagccATCCCCCTTCACATCCTGATCCAGCGGGCCCTGTGCTCCCCCAGCCCGGCTCAGGCTAAACCAGATGGGTCCCAGAGAGCCCACTCCATGCTGTTTGAGTCCCCCCCAGAGTTCCTCACTGAGGCTGGAGGCCGACGCTCCCTACCCGTCACCATAGAACCCCTCAGACT acctgagGATGATGACTTtgacatggaggaggagttggagaAGCTTCATCCCAGACGGATGCTGCCCCCCAGGCAGCCTGAGCTGGAGCCCAGGAGCAGGAGGGGTCTGGTGGTCGATCCCAGGGTCAGTGTAATCCCAGAGGGCCGGGGGCCCGGAGACAGCagtgaggaggatgaggagacagaCTCTGACGGACCCATCCTCTACAGAGATGACGATGAAGACGAGGACGACGATCCACCAA GTGCCTTGGCCAGCCGTGTGACAAGGAAGGACACCCTGGCTCTGAAGCTggagagacagcaggagagagaggagcaggagggaggagaaggacaaGACGGAGTCGGCTTGCAGAGCAGGGAGCAGTGGGAGGCACTCAAGAACAAGATCGGTACCACGCTCAACAG GAGGTTGAGTCAGAGACCCACAGCAGAGGAGTTGGAGCAGAGAAACATCCTTCCAG CCAGGAACGAAGCTGATATCAGGGCAGAGCGGAGCGAGATCAAACGCAGACTCACCAGAAAG CTGTCCCAGAGGCCCACCATAGCAGAGCTTCAGGCCAGGAAGATCCTGCGTTTCCATGAGTACGTAGAGTGTACCACGACTCAAGACTACGACCGCCGTGCAGACAAACCTTGGACCAAGCTCACTCCCTCCGACAAG GCTGCCATCCGCAAGGAACTGAACGAGTTCAAGAGCTCTGAGATGGAGGTTCACGAAGAGAGCAGGATCTATACCAG ATTCCATCGGCCTTAG
- the LOC139554704 gene encoding phosphatase and actin regulator 4B-like isoform X1, translating to MGQNASNAETVSQQHQQQPAQHNTDDEVDLQQSTTGSEGGNSSGGTPPSKRKGKFSSFGNMFKPWKWRKKKSSETFLETSIVLERKISVRRPRQELIDRGVLKELPENEGNDVNQSKGLVVKNGQPVPMDFDRVSESGIKVSRGEAGPGLNPTWLPRGEDPQRGSVPSDDPRSRSRVPSDASRSNRAPLDVDSHARLSVIDLERRSRVPSDMSERRGGSLLRGPAPEEGRQRKEDKEDKREERRDGKEDKREERREGKEDKREERRDGREERRDGKEDKREERRDGKEDKREERRDGKEDKREERRDGKEDKREERKEDKREERRDGKEDKREERRDGKEDKREERRDGKEDKREERRDGKEDKREERRDGKGDKREERRDGKEDKREERRDGKEDKREERRDGKEDKREERRDGKEDKREERRDGKEERRDGKEERRGPRDEREERERKDRWEREESDNREKRDWREERERRDRDDREKREEGEKEDKERRGEKDDRREGKERRDDREKRDDRRDDRERKDDRYKIIFREKPDERGEERDRKRSPPRAAKPETLLRPIEECRPVVRLHSEMELRQSLQKTSEDLRSRVRPASEAYRGSTLPRYMPSEETKGGETRGRAESTGVRFAPGHTPDPDSTRDSSRREPPPTKQAMLPPKSHPTITTSTEPVRTSTPPSSSTSPAVAVAKPARTVSLVISDDPPPTHSNPVPLVRSSQVPPSSTTGESATPPPVPPHAKQPPVPPPKPTNRNSNPALLVSTLNSASRVHGPLSPHYCTSWRRQGELGLYLSLPTYLHSRRAEQACSAELSQAGSGIIVVPAPTRRSPPTPPKRMTPVTKHQSGDPSPEPETSGPSGSVPVPIPTVSVPPSTDRDGTRDTLRAVGFQLPTSDPAPAPRPLSHIPTSTPSSHPHLPLPNPASAPLPVPLPFPQKDPPSPTTEPPSHPPASVPAIPLHILIQRALCSPSPAQAKPDGSQRAHSMLFESPPEFLTEAGGRRSLPVTIEPLRLPEDDDFDMEEELEKLHPRRMLPPRQPELEPRSRRGLVVDPRVSVIPEGRGPGDSSEEDEETDSDGPILYRDDDEDEDDDPPSALASRVTRKDTLALKLERQQEREEQEGGEGQDGVGLQSREQWEALKNKIGTTLNRRLSQRPTAEELEQRNILPARNEADIRAERSEIKRRLTRKLSQRPTIAELQARKILRFHEYVECTTTQDYDRRADKPWTKLTPSDKAAIRKELNEFKSSEMEVHEESRIYTRFHRP from the exons atGATGAGGTGGACTTGCAGCAGAGTACGACAGGGAGTGAGGGGGGGAACTCATCAGGCGGAACCCCTCCCTCCAAACGCAAGGGCAAGTTCTCCAGCTTCGGGAATATGTTCAAGCCCTGGaagtggaggaagaagaagagcagTGAGACGTTTCTGGAAACCTCAATAG TGTTGGAGAGGAAGATCTCAGTAAGGAGACCTCGTCAGGAGCTGATCGACAGAGGAGTGCTGAAAGAACTCCCAGAGAATG AGGGCAACGATGTGAACCAATCCAAAGGTCTGGTGGTGAAGAATGGCCAGCCAGTACCTATGGATTTTGACCGGGTCTCAGAGTCAGGGATCAAGGTGTCCCGGGGGGAGGCAGGCCCAGGGCTTAACCCCACCTGGCTACCCCGGGGAGAAGACCCACAGCGGGGCAGCGTCCCTTCAGACGACCCCCGGAGCAGGAGCCGGGTGCCCTCTGACGCCTCACGCTCCAACCGAGCCCCACTGGACGTAGACTCACACGCCAGGCTATCGGTCATAGATCTGGAGAGACGGAGTAGAGTGCCGTCTGAcatgtcagagaggagaggagggtcacTACTGAGAGGACCTGCTCCGGAGGAGGGGAGGCAACGGAAAGAGGATaaagaggacaagagagaggagaggagagatgggaaagaggacaagagagaggagaggagagaagggaaagaggacaagagagaggagaggagagacgggagagaggagaggagagacgggaaagaggacaagagagaggagaggagagatgggaaagaggacaagagagaggagaggagagatgggaaagaggacaagagagaggagaggagagatgggaaagaggacaagagagaggagaggaaagaggacaagagagaggagaggagagatgggaaagaggacaagagagaggagaggagagatgggaaagaggacaagagagaggagaggagagatgggaaagaggacaagagagaggagaggagagatgggaaagaggacaagagagaggagaggagagatgggaaaggggacaagagagaggagaggagagatgggaaagaggacaagagagaggagaggagagatgggaaagaggacaagagagaggagaggagagatgggaaagaggacaagagagaggagaggagagatgggaaagaggacaagagagaggagaggagagatgggaaggaggagaggagagatgggaaggaggagaggagaggtcctcgtgatgagagggaggagagagaaagaaaggatcggtgggagagggaagagagcgaCAACAGGgaaaagagagactggagagaggagagggaaaggagggaCAGAGATGatcgagagaagagagaagagggggagaaggaggacaaggagaggagaggagaaaaagatgacagaagagagggaaaagagagaagagatgatCGTGAGAAAAGAGACGACAGGAGAGATGACCGGGAAAGAAAAGATGACCGGTACAAGATAATCTTTCGTGAAAAGCCAGAcgaaaggggggaggagagggataggAAGAGGAGTCCTCCTAGGGCTGCTAAACCAGAGACCCTCTTGAGACCTATAGAAGAGTGTCGTCCTGTGGTCAGACTTCACTCTGAGATGGAGCTAAGGCAGAGTCTCCAGAAGACCTCAGAGGACCTCCGTAGCAGGGTCCGCCCTGCCTCTGAGGCTTACCGCGGGAGCACCCTGCCCAGGTACATGCCATCTGAGGAGACCAAAGGAGGGGAGACCCGCGGACGAGCAG AGTCCACTGGTGTCCGCTTCGCCCCTGGCCACACCCCAGATCCTGACTCCACCCGTGACTCCTCCCGTAGAGAGCCGCCTCCTACTAAACAGGCCATGCTCCCTCCTAAGAGCCACCCCACTATCACCACCTCCACGGAGCCTGTCCGGACCTccaccccaccctcctcctctacctcccctgcTGTAGCGGTGGCCAAGCCCGCCAGGACTGTCTCCCTGGTCATCAGTGATGACCCTCCTCCCacccactccaaccctgttccccttGTACGGTCCAGCCAGGtacccccctcctccaccacgGGGGAATCGGCCACTCCTCCACCCGTACCCCCCCATGCCAAGCAGCCACCTGTACCCCCACCCAAACCCACCAACCGCAACAGCAACCCTGCTCTGCTTG TGTCCACATTGAACAGTGCCTCCAGGGTCCACGGTCCCCTTTCTCCTCACTACTGTACTAGCTGGAGAAGGCAGGGGGAGCTGGGCCTGTACCTTTCCCTGCCCACCTACCTCCACAGCCGACGGGCTGAACAAGCCTGCTCAG CGGAGCTCTCTCAGGCTGGCAGTGGTATCATTGTTGTTCCTGCCCCCACCAGGCGCTCTCCTCCCACTCCGCCCAAGAGGATGACCCCCGTCACCAAGCACCAATCTGGCGACCCGTCCCCTGAGCCAGAGACCTCGGGCCCCTCTGGTTCTGTCCCAGTCCCCATACCTACTGTCTCTGTACCCCCCAGCACAGACCGAGACGGCACCAGGGACACCCTCAGAGCAGTAGGGTTCCAACTACCCACCTCTGACCCTGCACCAGCACCCCGACCTCTGTCCCATATACCTACATCCACTCCCAGCTCCCACCCCCACTTACCGCTCCCCAACCCTGCCTCCGCCCCCCTCCCGGTCCCACTCCCCTTCCCTCAGAAGGACCCTCCCAGCCCCACCACAGAGCCGCCCAGCCACCccccagcctcagtcccagccATCCCCCTTCACATCCTGATCCAGCGGGCCCTGTGCTCCCCCAGCCCGGCTCAGGCTAAACCAGATGGGTCCCAGAGAGCCCACTCCATGCTGTTTGAGTCCCCCCCAGAGTTCCTCACTGAGGCTGGAGGCCGACGCTCCCTACCCGTCACCATAGAACCCCTCAGACT acctgagGATGATGACTTtgacatggaggaggagttggagaAGCTTCATCCCAGACGGATGCTGCCCCCCAGGCAGCCTGAGCTGGAGCCCAGGAGCAGGAGGGGTCTGGTGGTCGATCCCAGGGTCAGTGTAATCCCAGAGGGCCGGGGGCCCGGAGACAGCagtgaggaggatgaggagacagaCTCTGACGGACCCATCCTCTACAGAGATGACGATGAAGACGAGGACGACGATCCACCAA GTGCCTTGGCCAGCCGTGTGACAAGGAAGGACACCCTGGCTCTGAAGCTggagagacagcaggagagagaggagcaggagggaggagaaggacaaGACGGAGTCGGCTTGCAGAGCAGGGAGCAGTGGGAGGCACTCAAGAACAAGATCGGTACCACGCTCAACAG GAGGTTGAGTCAGAGACCCACAGCAGAGGAGTTGGAGCAGAGAAACATCCTTCCAG CCAGGAACGAAGCTGATATCAGGGCAGAGCGGAGCGAGATCAAACGCAGACTCACCAGAAAG CTGTCCCAGAGGCCCACCATAGCAGAGCTTCAGGCCAGGAAGATCCTGCGTTTCCATGAGTACGTAGAGTGTACCACGACTCAAGACTACGACCGCCGTGCAGACAAACCTTGGACCAAGCTCACTCCCTCCGACAAG GCTGCCATCCGCAAGGAACTGAACGAGTTCAAGAGCTCTGAGATGGAGGTTCACGAAGAGAGCAGGATCTATACCAG ATTCCATCGGCCTTAG